A single genomic interval of Daucus carota subsp. sativus chromosome 1, DH1 v3.0, whole genome shotgun sequence harbors:
- the LOC108209837 gene encoding TOM1-like protein 9 isoform X1 encodes MCTSREAKHVVRGIRKRLGSRTPKVQLLALALLETLMHYCGDYIHLQVIDKGVLHKMVKIARKKPDYHVREKILILIDTWREAFGGTTSRYPQYFAAYEEMLYLGLVFPRRSDISTPVFAPQVQPHLSLPPNTRSQEIGKKEAESSAEPDFPTLSLTEIQNARGIMDVLADMLSAISPGNKERLKQEVIVDLVEQCRTYKQRVVHLVNSTSDESLLCEGLALNDDLQRLLAKHEELSDGNSDAGAAGAPLIDTGDVNNNMGIVAVPEASGSADPLIDLLSGDINPSKAEDSLAIVQVEESQSNDAAPQQNALALVDMLSEHNASTLQPPQNDQIPQEQQPPLQDNGNTLSFPRPPWEEQPEADNSSLAENGYQEPMQASQVGFTQGTIPPQVYQHMENGQAGNEYIQPTMQGHLLAAINPSMNPPHPIQRSQSLGLHPQQMQYAQMAYMYPQQMYNNQMAGYAYGYSQFPNNQYPDQRMSGLSGSDDGVSNSSTTQLTQSYVPSGKPSKPQDRLFGDLVDIKKFKPTNSTHAKTESM; translated from the exons GGAAGCAAAGCATGTTGTGAGAGGCATACGTAAGCGTCTTGGTAGCAGGACACCCAAAGTTCAACTTCTTGCCTTAGCG CTATTGGAAACACTGATGCACTATTGTGGGGACTATATCCACTTGCAAGTCATTGATAAAGGCGTGCTGCATAAGATGGTGAAAATAGCACGGAAAAAG CCTGACTATCACGTTAGAGAAAAGATACTAATTCTAATAGATACCTGGCGGGAAGCTTTTGGAGGAACAACATCAAGATATCCCCAATACTTTGCAGCTTATGAGGAGATGTTG TATCTGGGTTTAGTATTCCCCAGGAGGTCCGATATTTCTACGCCTGTATTTGCACCACAAGTGCAGCCTCATCTATCACTTCCACCAAATACAAGAAGTCAAGAAATTGGTAAAAAAGAGGCCGAGTCTTCTGCTGAGCCTGATTTTCCAACATTGAG CTTGACAGAAATTCAAAATGCCCGGGGTATTATGGATGTCCTTGCAGATATGTTGAGTGCAATAAGTCCGGGGAACAAGGAG AGACTTAAACAAGAGGTTATTGTTGATTTGGTAGAGCAGTGCCGCACATACAAGCAAAGAGTGGTACATCTTGTTAACTCAACTTC GGATGAGTCGCTACTATGTGAGGGTTTAGCACTGAATGATGACTTGCAGCGATTGCTAGCTAAGCATGAAGAACTTTCTGATGGAAATTCAGATGCAGGAGCCGCGGGTGCTCCTTTAATTGACACAGGAGACGTCAATAATAATATGGG GATTGTTGCTGTACCAGAAGCATCAGGTAGTGCCGATCCTTTAATTGACCTTTTGAGTGGAGACATCAACCCATCAAAAGCTGAGGATTCACTAGCTATTGTTCAAGTTGAGGAATCTCAGTCAAATGATGCTGCACCTCAGCAAAATGCCCTAGCACTTGTTGACATGCTTTCAGAACATAATGCTTCAACATTGCAGCCGCCCCAAAATGATCAGATTCCGCAAGAGCAGCAGCCGCCTTTACAGGATAATG GTAATACTCTCTCGTTCCCTCGACCACCATGGGAGGAACAGCCAGAAGCAGATAATAGCTCATTGGCGGAAAACGGATACCAAGAACCAATGCAAGCCTCTCAGGTGGGTTTTACACAAGGTACCATACCCCCTCAAGTATATCAACACATGGAAAATGGCCAGGCAGGAAATGAGTATATTCAGCCAACCATGCAAGGCCATCTTTTAGCTGCCATTAATCCTTCTATGAATCCTCCACATCCAATTCAAAGGAGTCAGTCACTGGGTCTACATCCTCAGCAAATGCAGTATGCACAAATGGCTTATATGTATCCTCAACAAATGTACAATAACCAAATGGCAGGTTACGCCTACGGCTATAGCCAATTTCCAAACAATCAGTACCCTGATCAGAGAATGTCGGGGTTATCTGGAAGTGATGATGGAGTCTCGAACAGCTCAACTACTCAACTCACTCAGTCATATGTGCCATCAGGAAAGCCTTCAAAGCCACAGGATAGGCTTTTCGGTGATCTTGTAGATATTAAGAAGTTTAAACCAACTAATAGCACTCATGCAAAAACTGAAAGCATGTGA
- the LOC108211870 gene encoding protein EMBRYONIC FLOWER 1 isoform X2 produces MEKNSIADGKNNHPGSIVTHGSRSAASHVKIDSISIELGKAMDKKVTERCHHFSIRRYVAEMREKDIRKCAPFGHDDDDETKLRGQLVPLNVPEFRWWQCESCVQNISVASALESQNIAEKASGSLIRGHGNSVKDVSSLAIGKQTSCLGTCPPCQIPERHTDGTEPGGDVVASDVLAIDYPSQKSSSSGDMCPAERTDALNNGKSTLVVANEVTNKDGDMDISRSAKEAGPVEQPSIELKTKQVVSKTTASCPRRRKKVRLIAELLNGNVEERSEQRISNKAIPKEVAPPASKKAIPKEVAPPAFKKAIPKEVAPPASKKAIPKEVAPPASKKAIPKEVAPPASKKAIPKEVAPPASKKAIPKEVAPPAWTSGQRKRKITQEPSRGTKPPSREAKKARKYTGDAKTTIATIHISDSDSEEDGASAGSGYRNHMPLQQTENRPSSSKLNSCKSMPREDFKDDIGLELSLNSYMDVDKIHTTAPQQKTVLSNDLWRTEGNCIGQLSAPNLSLNEEVNMTGKNAYSSDMMHEGENSLSLHKKLDLSLGCKNKKTNVPERFSEVSRRKTAQGSKKVLEQGNNDDVPMDIVELMAKHQYERGLFKNERNSFLAKRFDERNNAVMGFSAGHGIEVRSMQKEHNKWNPVLSQNKNNQLVAGNGDGSHVFKKLGTQNSASRTLIGNDTRTRLWNGDKLVHRPSLTDPEVFDTYNKAHDGPQPKGMKGKNGASGSSGLVNSKPHFPERMASQLSHRPTSVPSLDFRKGKRIWDLDLNRADPDDSDLGVLLPCPFVGNNKANQKEMESAPSYSNEAKTAMQLLSLMDAGMQSRSPFSVDRKKVTDQPLIPFNNHRDLSMDQRANLIEKPFFPQNQLLKVYSGSETAAFKSSPGAGPSLSTTGKNPLQDKQIGILGASAEFAFPIQPNALKVTENQKNMRSCHIHGAIVSLKDISMEEVCIVSKNPAEFTVPEPGNFYMIDSEDLKFSKDFSSRYRGFDGQRRL; encoded by the exons ATGGAGAAGAACAGTATAGCGGATGGAAAAAACAATCACCCTGGGAGTATTGTGACACATGGATCTAGATCAGCAGCATCACATGTGAAGATTGATTCGATTTCTATCGAGCTAGGGAAGGCTATGGATAAGAAAGTCACGGAAAGATGTCACCATTTTTCTATACG CCGATATGTTGCTGAGATGAGAGAGAAAGATATTAGAAAATGTGCGCCATTTGGTCATGACGATGATGATGAAACAAAGTTAAGGGGGCAACTTGTTCCCTTAAATGTTCCAGAATTTAGATGGTGGCAGTGCGAAAGCTGTGTACAGAATATTAGTGTTGCTAGCGCTTTAGAAAGTCAAAACATTGCTGAGAAAGCATCTGGCAGTTTAATAAGAG GCCATGGAAATAGTGTGAAAGATGTTTCTAGTCTGGCAATTGGTAAACAAACTTCATGCCTCGGGACATGTCCTCCATGCCAAATTCCAGAAAGACATACAGATGGCACAG AACCTGGTGGTGATGTGGTTGCAAGTGATGTTCTTGCAATAGACTACCCAAGTCAAAAAAGCAGCAGTTCTGGGGACATGTGTCCTGCAGAGAGAACTGATGCCCTTAACAATGGTAAAAGTACTTTAGTAGTAGCTAATGAGGTTACCAACAAAGATGGGGATATGGACATTAGTAGAAGTGCTAAGGAGGCAGGACCTGTAGAGCAACCTTCCATTGAACTTAAGACAAAACAGGTTGTATCAAAAACTACAGCTAGTTGTCCACGCCGGAGGAAAAAGGTGCGCTTGATTGCTGAACTTCTTAATGGAAATGTTGAGGAAAGAAGTGAACAGAGAATTTCTAACAAAGCAATTCCCAAAGAAGTTGCTCCTCCAGCTTCTAAAAAAGCAATTCCCAAAGAAGTTGCTCCTCCAGCCTTTAAAAAAGCAATTCCCAAAGAAGTTGCTCCTCCAGCTTCTAAAAAAGCAATTCCCAAAGAAGTTGCTCCTCCAGCTTCTAAAAAAGCAATTCCCAAAGAAGTTGCTCCTCCAGCTTCTAAAAAAGCAATTCCCAAAGAAGTTGCTCCTCCAGCTTCTAAAAAAGCAATTCCCAAAGAAGTTGCTCCTCCAGCTTGGACTTCTGGTCAGCGGAAAAGGAAGATAACTCAGGAGCCCTCTAGAGGGACAAAACCTCCTAGTAGAGAGGCCAAAAAGGCTCGAAAATATACGGGAGATGCAAAGACCACAATTGCTACGATCCATATATCTGATTCGGATTCAGAAGAAGACGGCGCATCTGCAGGATCAGGCTACAGAAATCATATGCCTCTGCAGCAAACTGAGAACAGGCCGAGTTCTTCTAAATTGAATTCCTGCAAGAGCATGCCGAGAGAAGATTTTAAGGATGATATTGGGCTTGAACTGTCACTAAATAGTTATATGGATGTTGACAAGATTCATACAACTGCCCCGCAGCAGAAGACCGTGCTCAGTAATGATCTTTGGAGGACAGAAGGCAATTGTATCGGCCAATTATCTGCTCCGAACCTTTCCTTAAATGAAGAAGTGAACATGACTGGAAAAAATGCTTATAGCTCAGATATGATGCATGAAGGAGAAAACAGTCTTTCTCTCCACAAAAAGTTG GATCTATCACTTGGGTGCAAAAATAAGAAAACCAATGTACCTGAAAGATTTTCAGAGGTCAGCCGGAGAAAGACTGCTCAGGGATCTAAAAAAGTGCTTGAGCAGGGAAACAACGATGATGTACCAATGGACATTGTTGAACTTATGGCAAAGCATCAATATGAGAGAGgtctttttaaaaatgaaagaaactcTTTCCTTGCGAAAAGATTTGATGAGAGAAATAATGCGGTGATGGGATTTTCAGCTGGACATGGGATTGAAGTGAGGTCAATGCAGAAGGAACACAACAAATGGAATCCCGTCTTATCTCAAAATAAGAACAATCAATTAGTTGCTGGTAACGGAGATGGAAGTCATGTATTCAAAAAGTTAGGTACCCAAAATTCTGCTTCTAGAACCTTAATAGGCAATGACACTCGGACTCGTCTTTGGAATGGTGATAAGTTGGTGCACAGACCATCACTGACAGATCCCGAGGTATTTGATACATACAACAAAGCTCATGATGGTCCACAACCTAAAGGGATGAAAGGAAAAAATGGGGCCTCTGGTTCATCAGGTCTTGTGAATTCGAAGCCGCACTTTCCTGAAAGAATGGCAAGTCAGCTGAGTCATCGGCCTACTTCTGTACCATCTCTTGACTTCCGTAAGGGGAAGAGAATTTGGGATCTTGATCTAAACCGTGCAGATCCAGATGATTCAGATCTTGGAGTGTTGCTTCCATGTCCTTTTGTaggcaataataaagctaacCAAAAGGAAATGGAGTCAGCACCCTCTTATTCTAATGAAGCTAAGACAGCAATGCAATTGCTCAGTCTCATGGATGCAGGAATGCAATCACGCTCTCCATTCAGTGTTGATAGGAAAAAAGTGACTGATCAGCCTTTGATTCCTTTTAATAACCATCGTGACCTCAGTATGGATCAAAGAGCGAATTTAATTGAAAAACCATTTTTTCCTCAAAATCAACTGCTGAAGGTATACTCTGGGTCAGAGACTGCTGCTTTTAAGTCCAGTCCTGGTGCAGGACCCAGTTTATCTACTACTGGAAAAAATCCCCTCCAAGACAAGCAAATAGGTATTTTAGGCGCCTCTGCTGAATTTGCATTTCCTATTCAACCTAATGCACTAAAAGTTACAGAGAATCAAAAAAATATGAGGTCCTGTCATATTCATGGAGCAATTGTTTCTTTGAAAGACATTTCCATGGAAGAAGTTTGCATTGTTAGCAAGAACCCTGCGGAATTCACTGTTCCAGAACCCGGAAACTTTTACATGATTGACAGCGAAGATCTGAAGTTCAGCAAGGACTTCTCTAGTAGGTACCGTGGCTTTGATGGACAAAGGAGACTTTAG
- the LOC108206547 gene encoding protein PEROXIN-4 isoform X1 yields MLQASRARLFKEYKEVQREKSADPDIQLVCDDSNIFKWTALIKGPSETPYEAGIFQLAFSVPEQYPLQPPQVRFLTKIFHPNVHFKTGEICLDILKNAWSPAWTLQSVCRAIIALMAHPEPDSPLNCDSGNLLRSGDIRGFQSMARMYTNLAAMPKKG; encoded by the exons ATGTTGCAGGCATCACGTGCTAGACTGTTCAAAGAATATAAAGAGGTGCAGCGGGAGAAATCCGCTGACCCTGATATCCAACTTGTTTGTGATGATTCCAACATATTTAAATGGACTGCTCTTATCAAG GGCCCTTCAGAAACTCCTTATGAAGCTGGCATTTTCCAGCTTGCTTTCTCAGTTCCTGAGCAATACCCTCTGCAGCCACCTCAAGTGCGATTCCTAACAAAAATATTTCATCCTAATGTGCACTTCAAG ACTGGAGAGATTTGTCTTGATATCTTAAAGAATGCCTGGAGCCCAGCTTGGACACTACAATCTGTTTGTAGGGCCATAATTGCTCTGATGGCCCACCCAGAACCTGACAGTCCGCTAAATTGTGATTCTG GCAATCTTCTCCGTTCTGGTGATATCAGAGGATTTCAATCTATGGCAAGGATGTATACTAACCTTGCAGCAATGCCAAAGAAAGGATGA
- the LOC108206547 gene encoding protein PEROXIN-4 isoform X2 → MQASRARLFKEYKEVQREKSADPDIQLVCDDSNIFKWTALIKGPSETPYEAGIFQLAFSVPEQYPLQPPQVRFLTKIFHPNVHFKTGEICLDILKNAWSPAWTLQSVCRAIIALMAHPEPDSPLNCDSGNLLRSGDIRGFQSMARMYTNLAAMPKKG, encoded by the exons Atgcag GCATCACGTGCTAGACTGTTCAAAGAATATAAAGAGGTGCAGCGGGAGAAATCCGCTGACCCTGATATCCAACTTGTTTGTGATGATTCCAACATATTTAAATGGACTGCTCTTATCAAG GGCCCTTCAGAAACTCCTTATGAAGCTGGCATTTTCCAGCTTGCTTTCTCAGTTCCTGAGCAATACCCTCTGCAGCCACCTCAAGTGCGATTCCTAACAAAAATATTTCATCCTAATGTGCACTTCAAG ACTGGAGAGATTTGTCTTGATATCTTAAAGAATGCCTGGAGCCCAGCTTGGACACTACAATCTGTTTGTAGGGCCATAATTGCTCTGATGGCCCACCCAGAACCTGACAGTCCGCTAAATTGTGATTCTG GCAATCTTCTCCGTTCTGGTGATATCAGAGGATTTCAATCTATGGCAAGGATGTATACTAACCTTGCAGCAATGCCAAAGAAAGGATGA
- the LOC108209837 gene encoding TOM1-like protein 9 isoform X2, translated as MFQLLETLMHYCGDYIHLQVIDKGVLHKMVKIARKKPDYHVREKILILIDTWREAFGGTTSRYPQYFAAYEEMLYLGLVFPRRSDISTPVFAPQVQPHLSLPPNTRSQEIGKKEAESSAEPDFPTLSLTEIQNARGIMDVLADMLSAISPGNKERLKQEVIVDLVEQCRTYKQRVVHLVNSTSDESLLCEGLALNDDLQRLLAKHEELSDGNSDAGAAGAPLIDTGDVNNNMGIVAVPEASGSADPLIDLLSGDINPSKAEDSLAIVQVEESQSNDAAPQQNALALVDMLSEHNASTLQPPQNDQIPQEQQPPLQDNGNTLSFPRPPWEEQPEADNSSLAENGYQEPMQASQVGFTQGTIPPQVYQHMENGQAGNEYIQPTMQGHLLAAINPSMNPPHPIQRSQSLGLHPQQMQYAQMAYMYPQQMYNNQMAGYAYGYSQFPNNQYPDQRMSGLSGSDDGVSNSSTTQLTQSYVPSGKPSKPQDRLFGDLVDIKKFKPTNSTHAKTESM; from the exons ATGTTTCag CTATTGGAAACACTGATGCACTATTGTGGGGACTATATCCACTTGCAAGTCATTGATAAAGGCGTGCTGCATAAGATGGTGAAAATAGCACGGAAAAAG CCTGACTATCACGTTAGAGAAAAGATACTAATTCTAATAGATACCTGGCGGGAAGCTTTTGGAGGAACAACATCAAGATATCCCCAATACTTTGCAGCTTATGAGGAGATGTTG TATCTGGGTTTAGTATTCCCCAGGAGGTCCGATATTTCTACGCCTGTATTTGCACCACAAGTGCAGCCTCATCTATCACTTCCACCAAATACAAGAAGTCAAGAAATTGGTAAAAAAGAGGCCGAGTCTTCTGCTGAGCCTGATTTTCCAACATTGAG CTTGACAGAAATTCAAAATGCCCGGGGTATTATGGATGTCCTTGCAGATATGTTGAGTGCAATAAGTCCGGGGAACAAGGAG AGACTTAAACAAGAGGTTATTGTTGATTTGGTAGAGCAGTGCCGCACATACAAGCAAAGAGTGGTACATCTTGTTAACTCAACTTC GGATGAGTCGCTACTATGTGAGGGTTTAGCACTGAATGATGACTTGCAGCGATTGCTAGCTAAGCATGAAGAACTTTCTGATGGAAATTCAGATGCAGGAGCCGCGGGTGCTCCTTTAATTGACACAGGAGACGTCAATAATAATATGGG GATTGTTGCTGTACCAGAAGCATCAGGTAGTGCCGATCCTTTAATTGACCTTTTGAGTGGAGACATCAACCCATCAAAAGCTGAGGATTCACTAGCTATTGTTCAAGTTGAGGAATCTCAGTCAAATGATGCTGCACCTCAGCAAAATGCCCTAGCACTTGTTGACATGCTTTCAGAACATAATGCTTCAACATTGCAGCCGCCCCAAAATGATCAGATTCCGCAAGAGCAGCAGCCGCCTTTACAGGATAATG GTAATACTCTCTCGTTCCCTCGACCACCATGGGAGGAACAGCCAGAAGCAGATAATAGCTCATTGGCGGAAAACGGATACCAAGAACCAATGCAAGCCTCTCAGGTGGGTTTTACACAAGGTACCATACCCCCTCAAGTATATCAACACATGGAAAATGGCCAGGCAGGAAATGAGTATATTCAGCCAACCATGCAAGGCCATCTTTTAGCTGCCATTAATCCTTCTATGAATCCTCCACATCCAATTCAAAGGAGTCAGTCACTGGGTCTACATCCTCAGCAAATGCAGTATGCACAAATGGCTTATATGTATCCTCAACAAATGTACAATAACCAAATGGCAGGTTACGCCTACGGCTATAGCCAATTTCCAAACAATCAGTACCCTGATCAGAGAATGTCGGGGTTATCTGGAAGTGATGATGGAGTCTCGAACAGCTCAACTACTCAACTCACTCAGTCATATGTGCCATCAGGAAAGCCTTCAAAGCCACAGGATAGGCTTTTCGGTGATCTTGTAGATATTAAGAAGTTTAAACCAACTAATAGCACTCATGCAAAAACTGAAAGCATGTGA
- the LOC108211870 gene encoding protein EMBRYONIC FLOWER 1 isoform X1: protein MEKNSIADGKNNHPGSIVTHGSRSAASHVKIDSISIELGKAMDKKVTERCHHFSIRRYVAEMREKDIRKCAPFGHDDDDETKLRGQLVPLNVPEFRWWQCESCVQNISVASALESQNIAEKASGSLIRGHGNSVKDVSSLAIGKQTSCLGTCPPCQIPERHTDGTVGEKLTEKDLTDVCVPEPGGDVVASDVLAIDYPSQKSSSSGDMCPAERTDALNNGKSTLVVANEVTNKDGDMDISRSAKEAGPVEQPSIELKTKQVVSKTTASCPRRRKKVRLIAELLNGNVEERSEQRISNKAIPKEVAPPASKKAIPKEVAPPAFKKAIPKEVAPPASKKAIPKEVAPPASKKAIPKEVAPPASKKAIPKEVAPPASKKAIPKEVAPPAWTSGQRKRKITQEPSRGTKPPSREAKKARKYTGDAKTTIATIHISDSDSEEDGASAGSGYRNHMPLQQTENRPSSSKLNSCKSMPREDFKDDIGLELSLNSYMDVDKIHTTAPQQKTVLSNDLWRTEGNCIGQLSAPNLSLNEEVNMTGKNAYSSDMMHEGENSLSLHKKLDLSLGCKNKKTNVPERFSEVSRRKTAQGSKKVLEQGNNDDVPMDIVELMAKHQYERGLFKNERNSFLAKRFDERNNAVMGFSAGHGIEVRSMQKEHNKWNPVLSQNKNNQLVAGNGDGSHVFKKLGTQNSASRTLIGNDTRTRLWNGDKLVHRPSLTDPEVFDTYNKAHDGPQPKGMKGKNGASGSSGLVNSKPHFPERMASQLSHRPTSVPSLDFRKGKRIWDLDLNRADPDDSDLGVLLPCPFVGNNKANQKEMESAPSYSNEAKTAMQLLSLMDAGMQSRSPFSVDRKKVTDQPLIPFNNHRDLSMDQRANLIEKPFFPQNQLLKVYSGSETAAFKSSPGAGPSLSTTGKNPLQDKQIGILGASAEFAFPIQPNALKVTENQKNMRSCHIHGAIVSLKDISMEEVCIVSKNPAEFTVPEPGNFYMIDSEDLKFSKDFSSRYRGFDGQRRL from the exons ATGGAGAAGAACAGTATAGCGGATGGAAAAAACAATCACCCTGGGAGTATTGTGACACATGGATCTAGATCAGCAGCATCACATGTGAAGATTGATTCGATTTCTATCGAGCTAGGGAAGGCTATGGATAAGAAAGTCACGGAAAGATGTCACCATTTTTCTATACG CCGATATGTTGCTGAGATGAGAGAGAAAGATATTAGAAAATGTGCGCCATTTGGTCATGACGATGATGATGAAACAAAGTTAAGGGGGCAACTTGTTCCCTTAAATGTTCCAGAATTTAGATGGTGGCAGTGCGAAAGCTGTGTACAGAATATTAGTGTTGCTAGCGCTTTAGAAAGTCAAAACATTGCTGAGAAAGCATCTGGCAGTTTAATAAGAG GCCATGGAAATAGTGTGAAAGATGTTTCTAGTCTGGCAATTGGTAAACAAACTTCATGCCTCGGGACATGTCCTCCATGCCAAATTCCAGAAAGACATACAGATGGCACAG TTGGTGAGAAATTAACAGAGAAGGATTTAACTGATGTCTGTGTTCCAGAACCTGGTGGTGATGTGGTTGCAAGTGATGTTCTTGCAATAGACTACCCAAGTCAAAAAAGCAGCAGTTCTGGGGACATGTGTCCTGCAGAGAGAACTGATGCCCTTAACAATGGTAAAAGTACTTTAGTAGTAGCTAATGAGGTTACCAACAAAGATGGGGATATGGACATTAGTAGAAGTGCTAAGGAGGCAGGACCTGTAGAGCAACCTTCCATTGAACTTAAGACAAAACAGGTTGTATCAAAAACTACAGCTAGTTGTCCACGCCGGAGGAAAAAGGTGCGCTTGATTGCTGAACTTCTTAATGGAAATGTTGAGGAAAGAAGTGAACAGAGAATTTCTAACAAAGCAATTCCCAAAGAAGTTGCTCCTCCAGCTTCTAAAAAAGCAATTCCCAAAGAAGTTGCTCCTCCAGCCTTTAAAAAAGCAATTCCCAAAGAAGTTGCTCCTCCAGCTTCTAAAAAAGCAATTCCCAAAGAAGTTGCTCCTCCAGCTTCTAAAAAAGCAATTCCCAAAGAAGTTGCTCCTCCAGCTTCTAAAAAAGCAATTCCCAAAGAAGTTGCTCCTCCAGCTTCTAAAAAAGCAATTCCCAAAGAAGTTGCTCCTCCAGCTTGGACTTCTGGTCAGCGGAAAAGGAAGATAACTCAGGAGCCCTCTAGAGGGACAAAACCTCCTAGTAGAGAGGCCAAAAAGGCTCGAAAATATACGGGAGATGCAAAGACCACAATTGCTACGATCCATATATCTGATTCGGATTCAGAAGAAGACGGCGCATCTGCAGGATCAGGCTACAGAAATCATATGCCTCTGCAGCAAACTGAGAACAGGCCGAGTTCTTCTAAATTGAATTCCTGCAAGAGCATGCCGAGAGAAGATTTTAAGGATGATATTGGGCTTGAACTGTCACTAAATAGTTATATGGATGTTGACAAGATTCATACAACTGCCCCGCAGCAGAAGACCGTGCTCAGTAATGATCTTTGGAGGACAGAAGGCAATTGTATCGGCCAATTATCTGCTCCGAACCTTTCCTTAAATGAAGAAGTGAACATGACTGGAAAAAATGCTTATAGCTCAGATATGATGCATGAAGGAGAAAACAGTCTTTCTCTCCACAAAAAGTTG GATCTATCACTTGGGTGCAAAAATAAGAAAACCAATGTACCTGAAAGATTTTCAGAGGTCAGCCGGAGAAAGACTGCTCAGGGATCTAAAAAAGTGCTTGAGCAGGGAAACAACGATGATGTACCAATGGACATTGTTGAACTTATGGCAAAGCATCAATATGAGAGAGgtctttttaaaaatgaaagaaactcTTTCCTTGCGAAAAGATTTGATGAGAGAAATAATGCGGTGATGGGATTTTCAGCTGGACATGGGATTGAAGTGAGGTCAATGCAGAAGGAACACAACAAATGGAATCCCGTCTTATCTCAAAATAAGAACAATCAATTAGTTGCTGGTAACGGAGATGGAAGTCATGTATTCAAAAAGTTAGGTACCCAAAATTCTGCTTCTAGAACCTTAATAGGCAATGACACTCGGACTCGTCTTTGGAATGGTGATAAGTTGGTGCACAGACCATCACTGACAGATCCCGAGGTATTTGATACATACAACAAAGCTCATGATGGTCCACAACCTAAAGGGATGAAAGGAAAAAATGGGGCCTCTGGTTCATCAGGTCTTGTGAATTCGAAGCCGCACTTTCCTGAAAGAATGGCAAGTCAGCTGAGTCATCGGCCTACTTCTGTACCATCTCTTGACTTCCGTAAGGGGAAGAGAATTTGGGATCTTGATCTAAACCGTGCAGATCCAGATGATTCAGATCTTGGAGTGTTGCTTCCATGTCCTTTTGTaggcaataataaagctaacCAAAAGGAAATGGAGTCAGCACCCTCTTATTCTAATGAAGCTAAGACAGCAATGCAATTGCTCAGTCTCATGGATGCAGGAATGCAATCACGCTCTCCATTCAGTGTTGATAGGAAAAAAGTGACTGATCAGCCTTTGATTCCTTTTAATAACCATCGTGACCTCAGTATGGATCAAAGAGCGAATTTAATTGAAAAACCATTTTTTCCTCAAAATCAACTGCTGAAGGTATACTCTGGGTCAGAGACTGCTGCTTTTAAGTCCAGTCCTGGTGCAGGACCCAGTTTATCTACTACTGGAAAAAATCCCCTCCAAGACAAGCAAATAGGTATTTTAGGCGCCTCTGCTGAATTTGCATTTCCTATTCAACCTAATGCACTAAAAGTTACAGAGAATCAAAAAAATATGAGGTCCTGTCATATTCATGGAGCAATTGTTTCTTTGAAAGACATTTCCATGGAAGAAGTTTGCATTGTTAGCAAGAACCCTGCGGAATTCACTGTTCCAGAACCCGGAAACTTTTACATGATTGACAGCGAAGATCTGAAGTTCAGCAAGGACTTCTCTAGTAGGTACCGTGGCTTTGATGGACAAAGGAGACTTTAG